In Paenibacillus sonchi, a single genomic region encodes these proteins:
- a CDS encoding TatD family hydrolase, whose product MRLFDTHTHLDAPQFDEDRAEVIARALEAGVSKMINIGFNRETIPTTMKLAETYDYIYAAVGWHPVDAIDMKEGDMDWIASLCSHKKVVAIGEIGLDYYWDTSPKEVQHEVFRKQIGLARELKMPICIHNRDAHEDVVRILREEKANEIGGVMHSFSGSWETAKMCLDLGFHLSFGGPVTFKNARVPKEVLAQTPMDRLLIETDSPYLTPHPFRGKRNESAYVKLVAEAAAEIKGIDLQELAEITYANALERFGIV is encoded by the coding sequence ATGCGCTTGTTCGACACACATACTCATCTGGATGCCCCACAATTCGACGAGGATCGTGCGGAGGTCATTGCCCGCGCGTTAGAGGCTGGAGTCAGCAAGATGATTAACATTGGATTTAACCGGGAAACGATTCCAACGACAATGAAATTGGCGGAGACGTATGATTATATTTATGCAGCTGTCGGCTGGCATCCCGTAGACGCTATTGACATGAAAGAGGGGGATATGGACTGGATCGCTTCCCTGTGCAGCCATAAAAAGGTGGTGGCCATTGGAGAAATCGGACTGGATTATTATTGGGATACTTCCCCAAAAGAGGTACAGCACGAGGTATTCCGCAAACAGATCGGTTTGGCCCGTGAACTAAAAATGCCTATCTGTATTCATAACCGGGATGCCCACGAGGATGTAGTGCGGATCTTGCGCGAAGAGAAGGCGAATGAAATCGGCGGGGTTATGCATTCCTTCTCCGGGAGCTGGGAAACGGCCAAAATGTGCCTTGATTTAGGCTTTCATTTGTCCTTCGGGGGACCTGTAACTTTTAAGAATGCGAGGGTGCCAAAAGAGGTGCTGGCCCAGACTCCAATGGACCGGCTTTTGATCGAAACGGACTCTCCATATCTGACGCCGCACCCCTTCCGGGGGAAGCGAAATGAGAGTGCCTATGTGAAGCTTGTGGCTGAGGCTGCTGCGGAAATAAAAGGGATTGATTTACAGGAATTAGCTGAAATTACGTATGCGAACGCCCTGGAACGATTTGGGATTGTCTGA
- a CDS encoding 3D domain-containing protein, translated as MGVFQPEVSHDSQSSSRSFAFRWKQVNPRILSLAGAASIIIALVILLYVHGRSIKEITLVIDGKVQTLETRDALLSDVLAKEQISLQPHDALSIGLSDEIKDGDRVVINRTQAIKITTDGTTKTLYTTEDTLGQAIDKLGIGLESYDKIYPSLGTAVSADMEVKIVRINKQVVQRTTALPFRVIKTADPSLTKGTVRVAQAGKPGVMIQHIEKIYQDGELASMRMVGKEVQTVTKDKIIAIGTKPLPKPVVATTATSKSATTSKTSKVSAKSNNVASKAGVDFEYKKMIRNVSMTAYSSEEPGIGTRTASGTRVTEGRTIAVDPSVIPIGWWVYIEGLGFRRAEDTGGAIKGNKVDVYYESLSHARNFGRKSRTIYVIGPVKPELN; from the coding sequence GTGGGCGTATTCCAACCAGAAGTATCCCATGATTCGCAATCATCCAGCAGGTCTTTCGCATTTCGGTGGAAGCAAGTGAATCCTCGCATACTTTCGCTTGCAGGCGCGGCCTCAATTATTATCGCGCTGGTAATTCTGCTGTACGTACACGGTCGAAGCATTAAAGAAATAACTTTAGTAATAGACGGGAAGGTACAAACGCTGGAGACGCGGGACGCGCTGCTCAGCGATGTGCTGGCAAAGGAACAAATTTCGCTGCAGCCGCATGATGCTTTATCTATTGGCCTTAGTGATGAAATAAAGGACGGAGACCGTGTCGTCATCAACCGTACGCAGGCGATTAAGATCACTACGGACGGGACCACCAAAACGTTGTACACGACCGAAGATACACTCGGTCAGGCGATTGACAAACTGGGCATTGGCCTGGAAAGCTATGACAAGATTTACCCTTCGCTAGGCACCGCAGTTTCTGCAGACATGGAAGTCAAAATTGTCCGGATCAACAAGCAAGTGGTACAACGGACAACAGCTTTGCCTTTCCGTGTCATTAAGACCGCAGACCCCTCCCTGACCAAGGGAACCGTAAGAGTTGCACAAGCGGGCAAGCCGGGCGTAATGATCCAGCACATCGAGAAAATCTACCAAGATGGCGAGCTGGCATCCATGCGTATGGTTGGCAAGGAAGTGCAGACGGTCACCAAAGACAAGATCATTGCCATTGGTACCAAACCGCTTCCAAAACCTGTTGTAGCCACTACTGCGACTTCTAAATCAGCAACGACTTCTAAAACATCCAAAGTGAGCGCAAAAAGCAACAATGTTGCCAGTAAAGCAGGCGTAGATTTTGAGTACAAGAAAATGATCAGAAATGTATCCATGACGGCTTATTCATCGGAAGAGCCGGGTATTGGTACCCGTACGGCTTCCGGCACACGCGTAACGGAAGGGCGGACCATTGCTGTGGATCCGAGCGTAATCCCTATCGGCTGGTGGGTGTACATTGAGGGACTTGGGTTTCGCCGTGCAGAGGATACCGGCGGTGCCATTAAAGGCAACAAGGTGGATGTGTATTATGAATCACTGAGCCATGCCCGTAACTTTGGCCGGAAATCACGCACGATCTATGTGATAGGGCCTGTGAAGCCAGAACTGAACTAA
- the rnmV gene encoding ribonuclease M5, translated as MIKELIVVEGKSDTVAIKRAVEADTIETGGSAVDRKVIAKIALAMERRGVIILTDPDHAGERIRKIVSSKVPGCKHAFIPEKDATRKGDIGVENASPEAIRHALERVHTSFEGAPALIGMEDLMAAGMMVHPRAAERRMALGNLLGIGYCNGKQLYKRLAMFGITREEFSIALAQIDQGGITS; from the coding sequence ATGATCAAGGAATTAATCGTTGTGGAAGGCAAAAGCGACACCGTTGCCATAAAGCGGGCTGTAGAAGCCGATACTATCGAGACCGGCGGATCGGCAGTCGACCGCAAGGTCATCGCCAAGATTGCGCTCGCTATGGAACGCAGAGGGGTTATAATCCTTACGGATCCTGATCATGCGGGCGAACGCATCCGGAAGATTGTCTCTTCCAAGGTGCCGGGCTGCAAACATGCGTTCATTCCCGAAAAGGATGCTACCCGGAAAGGTGACATAGGAGTGGAAAATGCCTCCCCGGAGGCAATCCGCCATGCGCTTGAGCGTGTGCACACCTCCTTTGAGGGGGCCCCGGCCCTGATTGGGATGGAAGACCTGATGGCTGCGGGGATGATGGTGCATCCACGGGCGGCAGAGCGGAGAATGGCGCTTGGCAATCTGCTCGGGATCGGCTACTGCAACGGCAAGCAATTATATAAGCGGCTGGCGATGTTTGGCATTACACGGGAGGAATTTTCGATTGCTCTCGCGCAAATTGATCAGGGAGGCATTACCTCATGA
- the rsmA gene encoding 16S rRNA (adenine(1518)-N(6)/adenine(1519)-N(6))-dimethyltransferase RsmA, whose product MSGNNNISSPARTKEIIQRYGFSFKKSLGQNFLIDQNILDKIVDAAGLDQAAGALEIGPGIGALTERLAIVAGAVTAVEIDQRLIPILRDVLASYPHVKIRNDDVLKVNLRELFAEDFAAVERVSVVANLPYYVTTPILMKLLEEKLPLDNIVVMIQKEVAERMAASPGGKEYGSLSIAVQYYSEPELVCIVPRTVFIPQPNVESAVIRLKVRERPPVEVADEKHFFEVVQASFTQRRKTIANNLKARFFPEEGRERLESLLAAAGIEPSRRGETLSLEEYARLSAVLLAAGIV is encoded by the coding sequence ATGAGCGGGAACAACAATATCTCATCCCCGGCACGCACCAAGGAAATTATTCAGCGGTACGGGTTCTCATTCAAGAAAAGCCTGGGCCAGAACTTTCTGATTGACCAGAATATTCTGGACAAGATTGTGGATGCTGCAGGCCTGGATCAGGCCGCCGGTGCATTGGAGATCGGCCCCGGTATTGGTGCCTTGACCGAAAGGCTGGCCATTGTAGCCGGAGCTGTAACGGCAGTGGAGATCGACCAGAGGCTGATTCCGATTCTGCGGGATGTTCTGGCCTCTTATCCGCATGTGAAAATCCGTAACGATGATGTGCTGAAGGTGAACTTGCGGGAACTGTTTGCCGAGGATTTTGCCGCAGTCGAGCGAGTCAGTGTAGTGGCCAATTTGCCTTATTATGTGACCACACCTATACTCATGAAGCTGCTGGAAGAGAAGCTGCCCCTGGATAACATCGTTGTAATGATCCAGAAGGAGGTTGCTGAACGTATGGCAGCCTCCCCGGGCGGCAAGGAATATGGCAGTCTCAGCATCGCCGTGCAGTACTACAGCGAACCTGAACTGGTCTGTATCGTACCGCGTACGGTATTCATTCCACAGCCCAACGTGGAGTCGGCGGTTATCCGTCTTAAGGTGAGGGAGCGTCCGCCGGTAGAGGTTGCGGATGAAAAACATTTCTTTGAGGTCGTGCAGGCTTCCTTCACCCAGCGGCGCAAGACGATTGCGAATAACCTCAAGGCCAGGTTCTTTCCGGAGGAGGGGCGGGAGCGGCTGGAGTCCCTGCTCGCTGCAGCCGGAATTGAGCCAAGCCGCCGCGGGGAAACACTTAGCCTTGAGGAGTACGCCCGGTTAAGTGCTGTGCTCCTTGCTGCCGGGATTGTGTAA
- the yabG gene encoding sporulation peptidase YabG — protein MNLGDLVVRKSYGGDVTFRVENIVQNGAVIKGTEFRLLADAPLDDLVQVPPTRITERGQQAQIKATESLTKLRKDRQEQSQRSGESLTGVWPQSPKEAAYFEVPGKVLHLDGDALYLKKSLGLYEQLRIPAEGHHVHESKMAETLYRLLPRVRPDIVVITGHDGVLKQQHTYDLYSLNSYKNSQNFVTAVQVAREYERNFDTLTIVAGACQSHFEALLGAGANFASSPGRILIHALDPVYIAAKASFTSIRDSVSLGDVLNNTISGSQGMGGIETRGSFRIGMPRLQNLSTLKVAPSVMM, from the coding sequence ATGAATTTAGGAGACTTGGTCGTTCGTAAATCTTACGGTGGCGATGTAACGTTCCGGGTGGAGAATATTGTGCAGAACGGGGCCGTAATCAAAGGCACCGAATTCCGCCTGTTGGCGGATGCCCCCCTGGACGACTTGGTTCAGGTGCCTCCCACCCGTATTACGGAGCGGGGGCAGCAGGCGCAGATTAAAGCAACAGAATCGTTGACCAAACTGCGTAAAGACCGGCAGGAGCAGAGCCAGCGCAGCGGAGAGAGCCTCACCGGGGTATGGCCCCAGTCCCCCAAGGAAGCAGCATACTTTGAGGTACCGGGAAAAGTGCTTCACCTCGACGGGGATGCCCTTTACTTGAAGAAGAGCCTTGGTCTATACGAGCAGCTGCGGATTCCCGCAGAGGGCCATCATGTCCACGAATCGAAGATGGCCGAAACGTTATACCGGCTGCTGCCGCGTGTGCGTCCGGATATTGTGGTGATTACCGGACATGACGGAGTGCTTAAGCAGCAGCATACTTACGATCTTTACAGCCTGAACAGCTATAAAAATTCGCAGAACTTTGTCACTGCGGTTCAGGTTGCAAGGGAATATGAGCGCAATTTTGACACGCTGACGATTGTGGCGGGAGCCTGCCAGTCGCATTTCGAAGCCCTGCTGGGTGCAGGGGCTAACTTTGCCAGCTCCCCCGGGAGAATATTGATCCACGCCCTGGACCCGGTATATATAGCGGCAAAGGCATCTTTTACCTCTATACGGGACTCTGTCAGCCTGGGGGATGTATTGAACAATACCATCAGCGGCAGCCAGGGCATGGGGGGAATCGAGACCCGTGGCAGTTTCCGCATCGGTATGCCCCGCCTGCAGAACCTGTCTACCCTGAAGGTAGCACCTTCGGTCATGATGTAG
- the veg gene encoding biofilm formation stimulator Veg produces MANNALLEIKRSLEAHVGHKITLRANGGRRKTVERTGVLEETYPSVFIVKLDQEQQTFKRVSYSYADILTESVEITVCEDDGQMRIMYIKA; encoded by the coding sequence ATGGCTAATAATGCGCTGTTGGAAATTAAACGCAGTCTGGAAGCTCACGTCGGTCATAAGATCACGTTGCGTGCAAACGGTGGCCGTCGGAAGACCGTTGAACGCACCGGTGTCCTGGAAGAAACGTACCCTTCTGTATTTATTGTCAAACTGGATCAGGAGCAGCAAACCTTCAAGCGAGTCTCCTACAGCTACGCTGACATCCTTACGGAATCTGTGGAAATCACAGTGTGTGAAGATGACGGGCAGATGCGGATTATGTATATTAAAGCTTAA
- a CDS encoding small, acid-soluble spore protein, alpha/beta type codes for MSRRKRGMMSEELKTELAKELGFYETVEREGWGGIRAKDAGNMVKRAIQLAEEAARRSE; via the coding sequence ATGAGCCGCAGAAAACGGGGCATGATGTCAGAAGAGCTGAAGACGGAGCTGGCCAAAGAACTGGGTTTTTATGAGACTGTTGAACGCGAAGGCTGGGGCGGAATCCGGGCGAAGGATGCCGGCAATATGGTAAAAAGGGCCATCCAGCTCGCTGAAGAGGCAGCGCGGAGGTCGGAATAG
- the ispE gene encoding 4-(cytidine 5'-diphospho)-2-C-methyl-D-erythritol kinase, whose amino-acid sequence MKMYEKAPAKINLMLDVLSKRPDGFHEVEMIMTMVDLADRLELSELKRDSIIISSQAGYIPLDEKNLAFQAARLIKDRYNVKSGVHIHLDKRIPVAAGLAGGSSDAAATLRGLNRLWRLGIPAQELQELGAELGSDVPFCVTGGTALATGRGERLTPIPSPPQCWVVLAKPPINVSTAEVYGHVRSNSIAVHPSASRMQAAIEAGDFAAVCAGLGNVLEDVTLKLHPEVQQLKEAMVKLGADGVLMSGSGPTVFGLVSKQSKVARIYNGLRGFCKEVYAVRSLS is encoded by the coding sequence TTGAAAATGTATGAAAAAGCGCCGGCCAAAATTAATCTGATGCTGGATGTGCTTAGCAAGCGCCCGGATGGGTTCCATGAGGTGGAAATGATCATGACTATGGTCGATCTGGCGGACCGTTTGGAGCTGTCCGAGCTGAAGCGGGACTCCATTATTATCTCAAGCCAGGCCGGTTATATTCCACTGGACGAGAAGAACCTGGCTTTCCAGGCGGCCAGGCTTATTAAAGACCGTTACAACGTGAAGAGCGGTGTACATATCCATCTGGACAAAAGAATCCCGGTCGCTGCCGGCCTCGCCGGCGGCAGCAGTGATGCCGCGGCTACCCTGCGCGGCCTGAACCGGCTCTGGCGCCTGGGCATCCCGGCGCAGGAGCTGCAGGAACTGGGAGCCGAGCTGGGCTCGGACGTCCCGTTCTGCGTCACGGGCGGCACTGCCCTGGCCACGGGCAGAGGCGAACGGCTGACTCCGATCCCGAGTCCGCCGCAGTGCTGGGTCGTCCTGGCCAAGCCGCCGATCAATGTATCGACGGCTGAGGTGTACGGACACGTACGCTCGAACAGCATAGCGGTGCATCCGTCTGCGTCCCGGATGCAGGCTGCCATCGAAGCAGGCGACTTCGCGGCCGTCTGTGCGGGTCTGGGCAATGTGCTGGAGGATGTGACCCTGAAGCTGCACCCGGAGGTGCAGCAGCTGAAGGAAGCCATGGTGAAGCTGGGCGCCGATGGGGTGCTCATGTCCGGCAGCGGGCCAACGGTGTTCGGCCTAGTGTCGAAGCAATCGAAGGTGGCCAGAATCTATAACGGGCTGCGCGGTTTTTGCAAAGAAGTATACGCCGTACGTTCACTGAGCTAA
- the spoVG gene encoding septation regulator SpoVG, whose protein sequence is MQITDVRLRRVNSEGRMKAIASITIDNEFVVHDIRVIDGNNGMFVAMPSKRTPDGEFRDIAHPISSGTREKIQSAVLAEYDRAATEEEEVIEEGA, encoded by the coding sequence ATGCAAATTACGGATGTCAGACTCCGCCGCGTCAACTCTGAGGGGAGAATGAAAGCAATCGCATCCATTACAATTGATAACGAGTTTGTTGTTCATGACATTCGCGTTATCGACGGTAATAACGGGATGTTCGTTGCAATGCCCAGCAAGCGTACACCGGATGGGGAATTCCGCGATATCGCACACCCGATTTCTTCGGGAACACGCGAGAAGATTCAATCCGCGGTTCTGGCCGAGTATGATCGCGCCGCTACTGAAGAAGAAGAGGTCATTGAAGAGGGAGCCTAA
- the glmU gene encoding bifunctional UDP-N-acetylglucosamine diphosphorylase/glucosamine-1-phosphate N-acetyltransferase GlmU, translating into MKRMAVVLAAGQGKRMKSKLYKVLHPVCGKPMVGHVLDTVKATGCQRTVVVVGHGAEKVKAYVGQDAEYVLQETQLGTGHAVKQAKDLLGGEAGTTIVICGDTPLVTAETLEGLMALHEGQNAAATVLTAVMDQPAGYGRIIRGEDGGVQKIVEQKDCTPEEAAVNEINTGTYCFDNAKLFAALDKVTNNNNQQEYYLTDVIGILRAQGDIVLGYQAHDAAESIGVNDRLALSEAESLMRQRINRQHMLNGVTIIDPASTYIAADVVIGADTTLYPGTVLKGKTVIGEDCIIGPSSEIENCVIMNGAEVKHSVLNQAQVGARTSVGPFAYLRPGAVLGEEVKIGDFVEIKNASIGDGSKVSHLSYVGDATVGKNVNVGCGAITVNYDGYNKSRTEIGDDAFIGSNVNLVAPVTVGKGAFVVAGSTITRSVSENDLAIARVRQENKPGYAEKIRARAKAKKDQSSPS; encoded by the coding sequence TTGAAAAGAATGGCTGTTGTACTTGCTGCAGGTCAAGGCAAGCGCATGAAATCTAAATTATACAAAGTGCTGCACCCCGTCTGCGGCAAACCGATGGTTGGGCATGTACTTGATACAGTAAAAGCGACCGGGTGCCAGCGCACTGTTGTAGTTGTCGGTCATGGCGCAGAGAAAGTGAAAGCTTATGTAGGCCAGGACGCGGAGTATGTGCTTCAGGAAACTCAGCTGGGCACAGGCCATGCCGTAAAGCAGGCAAAGGACCTTCTCGGCGGTGAAGCAGGCACAACCATTGTGATCTGCGGAGATACGCCGCTCGTAACTGCAGAAACGCTGGAAGGGCTTATGGCCTTGCATGAAGGCCAGAACGCGGCCGCAACCGTACTTACGGCGGTCATGGATCAGCCTGCAGGCTATGGGAGAATTATACGCGGCGAAGATGGCGGCGTACAGAAGATTGTGGAGCAGAAGGACTGCACTCCTGAGGAAGCTGCTGTGAACGAGATCAATACAGGGACTTATTGTTTTGATAACGCCAAGCTGTTCGCAGCTCTGGACAAGGTCACGAACAACAACAACCAGCAGGAATATTATTTGACCGATGTTATCGGCATACTCCGGGCACAGGGGGATATCGTTCTGGGATATCAGGCTCATGATGCTGCGGAGTCTATTGGCGTTAATGACCGTTTGGCCTTATCGGAGGCGGAGAGTCTGATGCGCCAGCGCATCAACCGCCAGCATATGCTGAATGGTGTGACCATTATTGACCCTGCTTCAACCTATATCGCAGCTGATGTGGTGATTGGAGCAGACACTACACTCTATCCGGGAACTGTCCTGAAAGGGAAGACGGTAATCGGAGAAGATTGCATCATCGGACCTTCCAGTGAGATTGAGAATTGTGTAATCATGAACGGTGCTGAAGTTAAGCACTCCGTGCTGAATCAGGCACAGGTTGGTGCACGCACCTCTGTTGGGCCGTTTGCCTATTTGCGACCAGGCGCTGTGCTTGGCGAAGAGGTCAAAATCGGCGATTTCGTGGAAATCAAGAATGCCAGCATTGGGGATGGCTCCAAAGTATCGCACCTAAGCTATGTTGGCGATGCAACAGTTGGCAAGAATGTTAATGTGGGCTGCGGTGCAATTACCGTCAATTATGACGGCTATAATAAATCCAGAACCGAGATTGGCGATGATGCCTTTATCGGCAGCAATGTGAACCTTGTAGCTCCGGTTACAGTGGGCAAAGGCGCCTTTGTTGTTGCAGGTTCGACTATCACACGTTCGGTTTCGGAGAATGATCTGGCCATTGCCAGAGTAAGACAGGAAAACAAGCCAGGGTATGCTGAAAAAATCCGTGCCCGGGCCAAAGCAAAGAAAGACCAGTCGAGTCCATCGTAG
- a CDS encoding ribose-phosphate diphosphokinase, with protein MTYCDSKLKIFTCNSNPKLASQIADYIGIPMGESHTTSFSDGEIQVKLSESVRGCHVYIVQSTCGPVNDNLMELLVMVDALKRASAKSINVVIPYYGYARQDRKARSRDPITAKLVANLIEKAGAHRVITMDLHAMQIQGFFDIPVDHLLGVPILAQYFRSKQIQNPVVVSPDHGGVVRARKLADFLNAPLAIIDKRRPEPNVSEVMNIIGNIEGKTAILIDDIIDTAGTIVLGANALMEGGVKEVYACCTHPVLSGPAHERLENSPIKEIIVTDTIPIRSNNPTSKLKVLSVAPLMGEAIIRVHEELSISKLFEIE; from the coding sequence ATGACTTATTGTGATTCCAAACTCAAGATTTTTACCTGCAATTCCAATCCCAAGCTGGCTAGTCAAATCGCTGATTATATCGGTATTCCCATGGGGGAATCCCATACCACCAGCTTCAGCGACGGAGAAATTCAGGTTAAGCTGTCAGAGAGCGTCCGCGGCTGTCACGTATACATTGTGCAGTCCACCTGTGGTCCGGTTAACGATAATCTTATGGAGCTTCTGGTTATGGTCGACGCGCTCAAGCGCGCCTCCGCAAAGAGCATCAATGTGGTTATTCCCTATTACGGGTATGCGCGCCAAGACCGTAAGGCCCGTTCCCGTGATCCAATTACGGCCAAGCTGGTAGCGAACCTGATTGAAAAAGCAGGGGCACACCGCGTCATTACTATGGACCTTCACGCGATGCAGATTCAAGGCTTCTTCGATATTCCGGTGGATCATCTGCTGGGTGTTCCGATACTGGCCCAATATTTCCGCTCCAAGCAGATTCAGAACCCTGTGGTCGTGTCTCCTGACCATGGCGGCGTTGTGCGGGCAAGAAAGCTGGCTGATTTCCTGAATGCACCGCTGGCGATTATCGACAAACGCCGTCCGGAGCCGAATGTCAGCGAAGTCATGAATATCATCGGTAACATCGAGGGCAAAACAGCGATTCTGATCGATGATATCATCGACACAGCCGGAACCATCGTGCTTGGTGCCAATGCCCTGATGGAAGGCGGCGTGAAGGAAGTATACGCCTGCTGTACCCATCCTGTATTATCCGGCCCTGCGCATGAACGTCTGGAAAACTCTCCAATCAAAGAAATTATCGTGACGGATACCATTCCAATTCGCAGCAACAATCCGACCTCCAAGTTGAAGGTTCTATCCGTAGCCCCGCTCATGGGCGAGGCCATTATCCGCGTTCATGAAGAGCTGTCGATCAGCAAATTGTTCGAGATCGAATAG
- the pth gene encoding aminoacyl-tRNA hydrolase: MKWIIGLGNPGPQYAKTKHNVGFMALDELAARHGIVFNQNKCKSVIGEGVIDGVKTVLIKPMTFMNLSGEAVRAYMDYYKVQLEDMIVVYDDLDTELGKIRLRYQGSAGGHNGIKSIIQHTGTQSFNRVRMGISRPEPGFAIVDYVLSTFPKKDGDKLEKMIQDTGSALEFSLKHSFEQTMAKFNG; encoded by the coding sequence ATGAAATGGATTATTGGACTCGGAAATCCCGGACCGCAGTATGCCAAAACGAAGCATAATGTCGGCTTTATGGCTCTGGACGAACTGGCGGCCAGACACGGCATAGTGTTTAATCAGAACAAATGCAAGTCTGTTATCGGTGAAGGTGTGATTGACGGGGTTAAGACCGTCCTCATCAAACCGATGACATTTATGAATCTTTCCGGGGAAGCTGTCCGCGCCTATATGGATTATTACAAGGTGCAGCTTGAGGATATGATTGTGGTATATGATGATTTGGATACGGAATTGGGCAAAATCCGGCTGCGCTACCAAGGAAGCGCCGGCGGCCATAACGGAATCAAATCGATCATACAGCATACCGGAACCCAAAGCTTCAACCGTGTGCGGATGGGGATATCCCGCCCGGAACCGGGCTTTGCCATCGTTGACTACGTGCTCTCCACCTTTCCCAAGAAGGATGGAGATAAACTGGAGAAGATGATTCAGGATACCGGTTCAGCATTAGAGTTCAGTCTGAAGCATTCGTTTGAGCAGACTATGGCCAAATTCAACGGCTAA
- a CDS encoding anti-sigma-F factor Fin family protein — translation MAINYVCRHCRTFLGSIQRSDVTEMQLGLHSLTPAERRDIIAYDSDGEITVKVTCDYCKEALDNNPELSLLASPLQ, via the coding sequence ATGGCAATAAACTACGTATGCAGGCACTGCCGGACTTTTCTGGGAAGCATTCAGAGAAGCGATGTTACAGAAATGCAGTTGGGCCTTCATTCCTTGACCCCTGCGGAGCGCAGAGATATCATAGCGTATGATTCAGACGGCGAGATTACGGTAAAGGTGACCTGCGATTACTGCAAGGAAGCCTTGGATAATAACCCTGAGCTCAGTCTGCTGGCCAGTCCGCTTCAGTAA